A portion of the Malania oleifera isolate guangnan ecotype guangnan chromosome 3, ASM2987363v1, whole genome shotgun sequence genome contains these proteins:
- the LOC131150484 gene encoding mogroside IE synthase-like produces the protein MESEETRTSGCHVIVIPFPIQGHINPMLQFSKRLAAKGLMVTFCTTTSMAKPMQASTNCVRITTISDGLEEGEKLQSVDEYLRHFKPALSLSLTELITNQNSTHCPTKLIVFDSLMPWLLEIPLQLGLQGAPFFTQSCAVSAIYYQAHHRLLKLPLEQGLGVLNLPSMPPFRIDDLPSFIYDTSLYPSLGSLFLHQYSNIQEAKWLVFNTFDQLEDKVLNWMRSQWPVKTVGPIIPSMYLDKRLEDDGDYGLSLFKPNLDACQTWLDQKEAASVVYVSFGSLASLGEEQMEEISQGLKRSNAHFIWVVRESEQQKLPTNLVEETTEKGLVVNWCNQLQVLAHQAVGCFFTHCGWNSTLEALSLGVPMAAMPQWTDQTTNSKFIADVWKVGLRVKKDESGIVRGEEIALCIREIMEGERGNEIRKNALRWKELAKEAVDEGGSSNKNIEEFVAELAEVEGDAS, from the exons ATGGAGAGCGAAGAAACAAGAACTAGTGGGTGCCATGTTATTGTCATCCCTTTCCCAATACAAGGCCATATAAACCCAATGCTTCAGTTCTCCAAGCGTTTAGCGGCTAAAGGTCTTATGGTCACATTTTGCACCACCACTTCCATGGCCAAGCCCATGCAAGCCTCAACCAATTGCGTCCGCATTACCACCATTTCTGATGGTCTAGAAGAAGGTGAGAAACTACAAAGCGTCGATGAGTATCTCAGGCATTTCAAACCCGCCCTGTCACTGAGCTTAACTGAGCTCATCACCAATCAAAATAGCACTCATTGTCCTACCAAACTTATAGTCTTTGACTCTCTTATGCCCTGGCTTTTAGAGATACCCCTACAGCTTGGGCTTCAGGGAGCTCCATTCTTTACACAATCCTGTGCTGTTTCAGCAATCTACTACCAAGCGCATCATAGGTTACTGAAGTTGCCTCTAGAACAAGGGCTAGGAGTTCTGAATCTGCCTTCGATGCCCCCGTTCAGGATCGATGATCTTCCCTCATTCATCTATGACACGAGCTTATATCCATCATTAGGGAGCCTTTTCTTGCATCAGTATTCAAATATCCAGGAAGCAAAGTGGCTAGTCTTCAACACCTTTGACCAACTGGAAGATAAG GTATTGAACTGGATGAGAAGCCAGTGGCCAGTGAAGACAGTAGGGCCAATCATCCCATCAATGTACTTGGACAAGAGACTAGAGGATGACGGAGACTACGGCCTCAGCCTCTTCAAGCCAAACCTGGATGCCTGCCAGACTTGGCTGGACCAGAAGGAAGCAGCCTCAGTTGTTTATGTTTCATTTGGAAGCTTAGCTTCCCTGGGAGAGGAGCAGATGGAGGAAATATCACAGGGCCTGAAGAGAAGCAACGCCCACTTCATTTGGGTGGTGAGGGAATCAGAACAGCAGAAGCTTCCCACCAACTTAGTGGAGGAAACTACAGAGAAGGGGCTGGTGGTGAACTGGTGCAATCAGCTTCAAGTACTCGCTCATCAGGCGGTGGGGTGCTTCTTCACCCACTGCGGATGGAATTCGACACTGGAAGCCCTAAGCCTAGGGGTGCCTATGGCAGCAATGCCGCAGTGGACAGATCAGACAACGAATTCTAAGTTCATTGCTGATGTGTGGAAAGTAGGGTTGCGGGTTAAGAAGGACGAGAGTGGGATTGTTCGTGGAGAGGAAATCGCGCTGTGCATAAGGGAAATAATGGAGGGAGAGAGGGGAAATGAGATAAGGAAGAACGCTCTCAGGTGGAAAGAACTTGCCAAAGAGGCAGTGGATGAAGGAGGGAGTTCTAATAAGAACATTGAGGAATTTGTTGCAGAACTTGCAGAAGTTGAGGGTGATGCATCATGA